The Geothrix sp. DNA segment GACGGCCCAGGTGATGTTCCTGGTGCAGTGCGTCATCAACTTCTTCATCCATTCGGGCACCTCCCAGGCCGCGCTCACCATGCCGGTCATGGCGCCCCTCTCGGACCTGGTGGGCATCACACGCCAGACCTGCGTCTACAGCTTCGCCCTCTCGGAGCTCATCAACCCCATCCTGCCCACCAGCGCCGTCACCATGGGCATCCTGGGCGCCGCGAAGATCCCCTGGGAGCGCTGGGCCCGCTGGTTCCTGCCCCTCATGCTCATCCTCGTAGTGCTGGCCTTCCTGCTGCTGGTGCCGCCGACGCTGTTCTTCCACTGGGGCCCGGTGTGAGGCGGGTGGGTCGCTTCGCCCTGCCTTTCCTGCTGGCCGGCAGCCTCCTGGCCCAGGACCCGAGTGCAGACTTCATCCGCGCGAAGGAACCCGGGGCCAAGTCTGGGCCCATGGGCGTCGCCCTGGAGCGCCTGGATGCCTCGCGCATCGCCCGGCACATGGCCTGGCTCGTGGATCCCCGGCGCGAGGGACGGGGCCTGGGCACCCGGGGCCTGAACGCCACGGTGCACGACCTCAAGGACCAGCTGCAGGCCATGGGCATCCCGCCCCTGGGCACCTCGCCGCTCCAGGCCGTGCCCCTGCGCGAGGTCCGACCCGGCAAGGGCACGATCCGCCTCCGCACCGCCTCGCACCTGTTCACCTTCCACGCCGGGCAGGATGCGATCCTCCCTGCCGTCGAACCCGGAGTGCTGTCCGGGCCAGTGGTCTTCGCGGGCCACGGCATCCAGGAGCCTTCGCTGGGCCACGATGATTTCCGCGGCCTCGAGGTCCGAGGGCGGATCGTGGCCTTCCTGGACGGGCTTCCCCCGGGTGAGCCCTGGAAGAAGCCTGAGCTGATCGAACGCTACGCCTCACCCCGCCCGGCAGATCGCTACGACCACCGCCTGGCCCTGCTGGAAAAGCTGGGCGCCCGAGCCGCCATCGCCCTGGAGGCCGGCCTCGACCAGCGCATCAGGGAAGGCAAGGAGCCGCCCTTGCCGTATTTCCTCGCGGCCCGGGGCCTCCCCCGCGCCGGAGAGCCGCCCCTGGCCCGCGTGGCCTTGACGGCGGAGCTGCGACAAGCCCTTGAGACGGGGCAGGCTGAGACGGCCACCCTCAGCATCCGCGGCCGCGAGAAGGACCTGCTCGGCTTCAACGTGCTCGGGCGCCTGGAGGGATCTGACCCGGTCCTGCGCCAGGAGGCCATCCTCATCGGCGCCCACATGGACCACCTGGGCCAGCCGAACGGCGTGCTGCATCCGGGGGCCGATGACAATGCCTCCGGCGTAGCGGCCCTGCTGGAGATCGCCCGCGCCTTCGCCAGCAGCCCCGTCCGCCCCCGGCGCACGCTCCTCTTCGCCTTCTGGACCGGCGAGGAGGAGGGCAAGTTCGGCTCCGGCCACTACACCCGCCATCCCCGCTGGCCCCTGGCCACGACTCGCGCCTACCTGAACCTGGACATGATCGGCCACCCCTGGACGCTCGCGGACCTGCAGGCCCTCGCAGCCGAGGCCAAGGCGCCGGCGGCCTTCCTCGACGGCCTCGACCCCACCCGCTTCGCCGAACCCGGCCTCTCCTCGGCACACCGCGACCTGGGCCCCGTCCTCAGCCAGGCGGGCCTGGACACGGGCCTGTCCCTGCACCTGGACTGGACCGACGGCCGGAACGGCGGCAGCGACTACCGCGACTTTGCCAGGCTCGGCCTGCCCTTCGTGCGCTTCTTCGGCAGCTACTTCCCTGAGTACCACAAGCCCGGCGACACCCTGGACAAGCTGGATCCCGACCAGGTCAAGCGCATGGCCAGGCTCGTCCTCGCCACCGCCTGGCTCTTGGCAGACCGCTAGGAAGGTCGAGGCATCGTGTTGGAAAAGAATGTTGAAAGCGGAGGAAAGCGGAGTGGCTGAGGAAAGCGGAGAAGTGAATCACCTGCCTCTGCTTTTCTCCGCTCTCCTCCGCTCCTCCGCCAACCTCCGCTTATTGACATCTTTTGTAAAAGCTTGCAGTCAGAGCACCACTTCCGCGTACCACCCCTTGCTCACGATCTTGGTGCCGTAGGGCTCTGACAGCCTCTGCATGAGCGCGATGATCTCGGCGCCACGCTTCGTACCCGCCAGCTTCGGCACGCCGTAGAGGGGACCCTCGTCGTCGATGGTGATGGGCAGGAGTTGGATCCGCTTGAGCTTGCCCTGGTTCAGCGTCATGCGGACCATCACGGTCTCCAGCACCTCACGGGATTCGCGGCGGTCCCACACGGAGACATTGAGGGGCCGGGGCATCTCGATGTCGCGCTGGTGGAGGAGGTCGGCGGGGATCCGGTCCGGCGTGCGGTACTGGTAGATGAAGTCGCCCAGGCTGTAGAAGATGGGGCGGCCCTTGTAGATCTCGATGCCGCGCAGCACGTGGGGGCCGGTGCCCAGCACCATGTCCGCCCCGGCCTCGATGGCGCGGCGGAACATGATCTCCTCGTTGGGCGGGGTCCTGTCCTGGATGCCGAAGGCGCGGTGGTGGGTCACGTCGTGGTTGTGCAGGGATACCAGCAGCAGGTCGGTCTTGCGCCGGGCCAGGAGGATGTCCTCCTCCATGACGGCCACGTCGGATTCCAGTGGCCCCTCCACCTTCTCCGCCTTGCCGTCCCTGGCCACCAGGATCACGGCAGGATCGATGGTGGCGAGCGAGGGCGCGTTCGCATCCTTGCTGCGGTACTTGGCGGTCCAGTAGCGCATGTAGGAAAGCAGCCCCACGGTGGCCTTGTGACCGGCGAGTTCGGTCTTGGCCAGGGCGTGCGCCTCTGCCAGGGTGGTGCCGGCGCCCGCGTGGGTGATGTTGGCCTGATCCAGGGCCTGGAGGCACTCCTTCAGTCCCTCGGGACCGAAGTCCATCGCATGGTTGTTGGCCTGGCTCACCAGGTTGATGCCGGTGCGGGCCAGCTCCCAGCGGAACTCCTTTGGCGCGCGGAAGTTGTAGAAGGGGCGCTGGAGCTCGGGCCGATCGTTGAGGGAGAACTCCATGTTCCCGTAGGCGACATCGGCTTCCTGCATGAGCCGGAAGAGGCCGGCCCGGTCGGGATCCGGCAGCTGCGTGATGGGCTGGTTGAAGATCATGTCACCCACGGCGGTGAGGGTCAGGTCGCCCGGCTCCTCCTTCAGCAGTTCCGTGATGCGCCCGGCCCAGTCGATGCGCTCGGCGGGTTCGGGGGGATGGACGCGCCGCAGGTGGACGGCGCGGGGGTCGTCCTTCCCGGGGCCGGTGGCGGTCTGGGCCAGGGCCGGCAGCGCCAGCAGGGCCAGCAGGGCCGCACCCAGCGGCAGACTTCGAGGGCTCCGTTCCGTCCTGCACATGGGTCGCTCCAGTCGCTGCATCGGGTTTGCACAATTTTGTTTCATTTCTTGATCATGCGCAAAATTATTCGCGCAAATACCCGGGCGGGACGCAGGACCCTATCCTGGAGTGATGACGACCCATCCCGACTACTGGAACCAGCTCTACCGGGACGAGGGCCGGCCCGGCTGGGACATGGACGGGGCCACGCCCCTCGTGCGCGAGCTGCTGGACCTGGCCCTGCCCCTGGGGCTGCGGGCCGGCTGTGACCTGGTGGTACCCGGCTGCGGCTACGGCCACGATGCCGCCGCGTTGGAATCGAAGGGGTTTTCGGTCACGGGCCTGGACTTCGCGCCCCTGGCCATCCAGGGGGCCCGGTCGCGGTACGGGGACCGGGTGGCCTGGTCCCAGGCGGACTGGTTCACCACGCAGCTCGGCCCCTGGGACGCCATCTTCGACCACACCTGCTTCCCCGCCATGGACCCGGACCGGCGTCCCGCCTACGTGGAGGCCTGCACCCGCCACCTGCGGCCCGGCGGCCTCTGGATGGCGGCCCTCTTCCACGACGTGAACGGCCGGCCCGGGCCGCCGCACGCCATCCCCATGGCGGACCTGCGGCAGCTGGTCGAGCCCCGCTTCGAGATCCTGCACCTGGCAGAGGCCACCGCCAGCCACCCGCGCCGCGCCGGCCGTGAATACTTGATGGTGGCCCGCAAGCGGGCCTGAGGACTGCCACCCCCATGCCCACCCCGCCGCCGGTCTCCGACAAGCTCAGCTGGATGATGTCCCCGCCCCTGGGACGGACCCTCCGTCTCCTGGCCCGGGAACCCCGCTGCGTGCGGCCGGGGAACTGGATGAAGAGCCTGGGCCTGCTGCTGCGCGGCGGCGCCGCGAGCCTCCTGAACCGCCTCGCCCCGCCCCTGCCCGGGGGCAGAGCGGCCCTGCCCCCGGTCTTCATCGTGGGCTTCTGGCGATCGGGCACGACACTCCTGCACGAGCTGCTCTGCCTCGATCCGCGGGTGGCCTACCCCTGCTCCTTCGACTGCATGGCGCCAGGCCATGCCCACTGGACCCGGGACCGCGCGCTGCCCTACGGCCAGGGCCACTTCGAGTCGCGGCGTCCCATGGACAACATGGTCATCCGCCTCGACTCCCCCCAGGAG contains these protein-coding regions:
- a CDS encoding M20/M25/M40 family metallo-hydrolase, which gives rise to MGRFALPFLLAGSLLAQDPSADFIRAKEPGAKSGPMGVALERLDASRIARHMAWLVDPRREGRGLGTRGLNATVHDLKDQLQAMGIPPLGTSPLQAVPLREVRPGKGTIRLRTASHLFTFHAGQDAILPAVEPGVLSGPVVFAGHGIQEPSLGHDDFRGLEVRGRIVAFLDGLPPGEPWKKPELIERYASPRPADRYDHRLALLEKLGARAAIALEAGLDQRIREGKEPPLPYFLAARGLPRAGEPPLARVALTAELRQALETGQAETATLSIRGREKDLLGFNVLGRLEGSDPVLRQEAILIGAHMDHLGQPNGVLHPGADDNASGVAALLEIARAFASSPVRPRRTLLFAFWTGEEEGKFGSGHYTRHPRWPLATTRAYLNLDMIGHPWTLADLQALAAEAKAPAAFLDGLDPTRFAEPGLSSAHRDLGPVLSQAGLDTGLSLHLDWTDGRNGGSDYRDFARLGLPFVRFFGSYFPEYHKPGDTLDKLDPDQVKRMARLVLATAWLLADR
- a CDS encoding CapA family protein, with product MCRTERSPRSLPLGAALLALLALPALAQTATGPGKDDPRAVHLRRVHPPEPAERIDWAGRITELLKEEPGDLTLTAVGDMIFNQPITQLPDPDRAGLFRLMQEADVAYGNMEFSLNDRPELQRPFYNFRAPKEFRWELARTGINLVSQANNHAMDFGPEGLKECLQALDQANITHAGAGTTLAEAHALAKTELAGHKATVGLLSYMRYWTAKYRSKDANAPSLATIDPAVILVARDGKAEKVEGPLESDVAVMEEDILLARRKTDLLLVSLHNHDVTHHRAFGIQDRTPPNEEIMFRRAIEAGADMVLGTGPHVLRGIEIYKGRPIFYSLGDFIYQYRTPDRIPADLLHQRDIEMPRPLNVSVWDRRESREVLETVMVRMTLNQGKLKRIQLLPITIDDEGPLYGVPKLAGTKRGAEIIALMQRLSEPYGTKIVSKGWYAEVVL
- a CDS encoding methyltransferase domain-containing protein, with translation MTTHPDYWNQLYRDEGRPGWDMDGATPLVRELLDLALPLGLRAGCDLVVPGCGYGHDAAALESKGFSVTGLDFAPLAIQGARSRYGDRVAWSQADWFTTQLGPWDAIFDHTCFPAMDPDRRPAYVEACTRHLRPGGLWMAALFHDVNGRPGPPHAIPMADLRQLVEPRFEILHLAEATASHPRRAGREYLMVARKRA